In Trifolium pratense cultivar HEN17-A07 linkage group LG7, ARS_RC_1.1, whole genome shotgun sequence, a genomic segment contains:
- the LOC123898625 gene encoding uncharacterized protein LOC123898625 isoform X1 — protein sequence MNTTKDAILSATSNRFRRRTELCVSALPNLLIAAEDFFISHVRNHRNVSFTRKISSFLTIAITATSLSRSICCKPGTQFAFTEQLQGQLPPQLPLPLPAKEDQMLPLHALTSMVFLSFFIHFSINSTQILFFYLITRVHADPCVLSITAATFLTHEVQGIFILYFLFFCSNHRNLRLDDFVIEKFF from the exons ATGAACACGACGAAGGATGCTATACTATCTGCGACCTCTAACCGTTTTCGGAGAAGAACAGAACTCTGTGTTTCTGCTCTTCCAAATCTGCTTATTGCAGCGGAAGATTTCTTCATTTCTCACGTTCGCAACCACCGCAACGTCTCTTTCACG CGGAAGATTTCTTCATTTCTCACAATCGCAATCACCGCAACGTCTCTTTCACG atcCATTTGCTGTAAGCCTGGAACACAATTTGCTTTTACTGAACAGCTGCAAGGACAACTTCCACCACAGCTTCCACTGCCACTGCCAGCAAAGGAAGACCAAATGCTTCCTTTGCATGCTCTTACAAGTAtggtttttctctcttttttcattcatttttcaatCAATAGtacacaaattttatttttttacctcaTTACTAGAGTACATGCGGACCCATGTGTTTTGTCAATCACCGCCGCCACATTTCTCACACATGAGGTACAAGGTATTTTCattctctattttttatttttctgttcaAACCATAGAAACCTAAGACTCGATGATTTTGTTATAGAAAAATTCTTCTGA
- the LOC123898852 gene encoding E3 ubiquitin-protein ligase RNF168-like — protein MSSDLSSATSVLRCTDELVKKFLCPICAEIYFEPCTTPCGHSFCKECLQSSMAMSATDLNCPICGGSISNGLSYCVNVALWNAVQFLFPQEVKSRKVTDALNRSKNLSAQPYKNSTRSWPPLNGVFYYINLLNDGLDIISRVMLGLFVIALPYMTYVVFEKDFR, from the exons ATGAGTTCTGATTTGTCGTCCGCCACTTCTGTTCTCCGTTGCACCGATGAACTTGTCAAGAAGTTCTTATGCCCG ATTTGTGCGGAGATATATTTTGAGCCATGTACCACTCCTTGTGGACACAG TTTTTGCAAAGAGTGTTTGCAATCTTCCATGGCTATGTCTGCCACAGACCTAAATTGCCCTATATGCGGGGGATCAATAAG TAATGGATTATCCTACTGTGTGAATGTAGCTCTTTGGAACGCAGTTCAGTTCTTATTTCCTCAGGAAGTTAAATCGCGGAAAGTAACCGATGCCTTAAATAGATCGAAAAATTTAAGTGCACAACCATATAAAAATTCTACTCGTTCTTGGCCTCCATTGAATggtgttttttattatataaatctATTGAATGATGGTTTAGATATTATAAGCCGTGTGATGTTAGGCTTGTTTGTTATTGCACTGCCTTACATGACATATGTTGTATTCGAGAAAGACTTTCGTTAA
- the LOC123898625 gene encoding uncharacterized protein LOC123898625 isoform X2: MNTTKDAILSATSNRFRRRTELCVSALPNLLIAAEDFFISHVRNHRNVSFTRKISSFLTIAITATSLSRSICCKPGTQFAFTEQLQGQLPPQLPLPLPAKEDQMLPLHALTKYMRTHVFCQSPPPHFSHMRYKVFSFSIFYFSVQTIET, from the exons ATGAACACGACGAAGGATGCTATACTATCTGCGACCTCTAACCGTTTTCGGAGAAGAACAGAACTCTGTGTTTCTGCTCTTCCAAATCTGCTTATTGCAGCGGAAGATTTCTTCATTTCTCACGTTCGCAACCACCGCAACGTCTCTTTCACG CGGAAGATTTCTTCATTTCTCACAATCGCAATCACCGCAACGTCTCTTTCACG atcCATTTGCTGTAAGCCTGGAACACAATTTGCTTTTACTGAACAGCTGCAAGGACAACTTCCACCACAGCTTCCACTGCCACTGCCAGCAAAGGAAGACCAAATGCTTCCTTTGCATGCTCTTACAA AGTACATGCGGACCCATGTGTTTTGTCAATCACCGCCGCCACATTTCTCACACATGAGGTACAAGGTATTTTCattctctattttttatttttctgttcaAACCATAGAAACCTAA